One segment of Streptomyces sp. NA02950 DNA contains the following:
- a CDS encoding enhanced serine sensitivity protein SseB, whose translation MSIPEQHGFPPAHGGFPDSAVPAFPGNELEEVLVASVEVPGAGARIVEVLGRSHVWVPLPNGGGPESRGLDLPTMEIEGAAYVPVFSSEQQFLQIVGGHMSFTVAPAAEFARGLPPQMGIAVNPGGPVGVPLPPAAVAELCRTGRTELDGPASGGRVRLFEPDWQDEPVDFLAAAGIEFAKDKGIRTARRALASVEGDPPALFVGIELDTPGPEGQAVAVDALGRALGVVPLPWAVQLVLLDIAQDPVADWMLQRVRPFYDRDL comes from the coding sequence ATGAGCATCCCGGAGCAGCACGGTTTCCCACCGGCTCACGGAGGTTTCCCCGACAGCGCTGTACCCGCGTTCCCCGGCAATGAGCTCGAAGAGGTGCTGGTCGCCTCGGTCGAGGTCCCCGGGGCCGGCGCCCGTATCGTCGAGGTGCTCGGCCGCAGTCATGTCTGGGTTCCGCTGCCCAACGGCGGTGGCCCGGAGAGCCGCGGTCTCGATCTGCCGACCATGGAGATCGAAGGCGCCGCGTACGTCCCGGTGTTCAGCTCCGAGCAGCAGTTCCTCCAGATCGTCGGCGGCCATATGTCGTTCACCGTCGCCCCGGCCGCGGAGTTCGCCCGCGGGCTGCCGCCCCAGATGGGCATCGCGGTGAATCCCGGCGGCCCGGTGGGCGTGCCGCTTCCGCCCGCCGCCGTGGCGGAGTTGTGCCGTACCGGCCGCACCGAGCTGGACGGCCCGGCCTCCGGCGGCCGGGTGCGGCTCTTCGAACCCGACTGGCAGGACGAACCGGTCGACTTCCTCGCCGCCGCCGGTATCGAGTTCGCCAAGGACAAGGGGATACGGACCGCGCGGCGCGCCCTGGCCAGTGTCGAGGGCGATCCGCCCGCCCTCTTCGTCGGCATCGAGCTCGACACACCCGGCCCGGAGGGCCAGGCGGTCGCGGTGGACGCGCTCGGGAGGGCGCTCGGCGTGGTGCCGCTGCCCTGGGCCGTGCAACTCGTGCTGCTGGACATCGCGCAGGACCCGGTCGCGGACTGGATGCTGCAACGGGTGCGTCCGTTCTACGACCGTGACCTCTGA
- a CDS encoding enhanced serine sensitivity protein SseB C-terminal domain-containing protein: MSAGAEWGAAAGQVERMLQQVAPGRYDAYEALLHALAEGQVWMLLWHGSPGAADAQYGNMDVSGLGYAPCVTSAQELAASGWNRAHEVVEGRLIADSLYRDRYGLWLNPHAPGGGVGIPWLDLRRIAGGLDRLPAGPLRVTEPSIDLPQFYALLGQNAHRTTAVRSLRRAWVQPALGAPYLAIGLDLYDTSGPAVQSVRTMMEQSVGAVPDGLPVSTVALSDAYDPVAMWMRANARPFFDRDAYGAAPAGPSYGYGYPPPRPAY, translated from the coding sequence GTGAGCGCGGGCGCGGAGTGGGGGGCGGCCGCCGGTCAGGTGGAGCGGATGCTGCAACAGGTCGCTCCCGGCCGGTACGACGCCTACGAGGCGCTGCTGCACGCCCTTGCCGAGGGCCAGGTCTGGATGCTGCTGTGGCACGGTTCGCCCGGTGCGGCCGACGCCCAGTACGGCAACATGGACGTGAGCGGCCTCGGTTACGCCCCGTGTGTGACCTCCGCCCAGGAACTGGCGGCCAGCGGCTGGAACCGCGCCCATGAGGTGGTGGAGGGCCGACTGATCGCCGACTCCCTCTACCGCGACCGCTACGGTCTGTGGCTCAATCCGCATGCGCCCGGCGGCGGTGTGGGCATCCCCTGGCTCGATCTGCGCCGGATCGCCGGAGGGCTGGACCGGCTGCCCGCGGGACCGCTGCGGGTGACCGAGCCCTCCATCGACCTCCCCCAGTTCTATGCCCTGTTGGGGCAGAACGCGCATCGCACCACCGCGGTGCGGTCGCTGCGCAGGGCCTGGGTGCAGCCGGCGCTCGGTGCTCCGTATCTGGCCATCGGCCTGGATCTGTACGACACCAGCGGACCGGCCGTGCAGTCGGTACGGACGATGATGGAGCAGTCGGTCGGAGCGGTGCCGGACGGGCTGCCGGTCTCCACGGTCGCGCTGTCGGACGCGTACGACCCGGTCGCCATGTGGATGCGGGCCAACGCCCGTCCCTTCTTCGACCGGGACGCCTACGGTGCCGCGCCCGCCGGGCCGTCCTACGGCTACGGCTATCCGCCGCCGCGCCCCGCGTACTGA
- a CDS encoding acetyl-CoA C-acyltransferase, whose translation MRPVYFAAARRTPIGRLRGALSTVRPDDLAATVLTGLLDDVPALDPVRIDDVYWGAANQAGEDNRNVARMAVLLAGLPESVPGATVNRLCASGMEAITTAARTIAAGEAEVVVAGGSESMSRAPFVLPRPDEALPHKVETYDTRLGWRLTNPRMHQLHGVLSMGETAEEVAERYGVGRERQDAFALRSHQRAAAARKDGLFDAEILPVTRPDGVVVAADEGIREDTTAERLASLEPVFRQGGSVTAGNASPMNDGAAGVLLVSEEALRELELEPLGRYAAGASAGVHPDTMGIGPVPATRKALARLGRDVAGIEEAEFNEAFAAQALACMDQLGMDPELVNPTGGAIALGHPLGCSGARILTTLLHRMRRTGARRGLATMCVGVGQGSAVVVDRG comes from the coding sequence GTGCGCCCCGTGTACTTCGCAGCCGCCCGCCGGACCCCCATCGGCCGGCTGCGTGGCGCCCTGTCCACCGTCCGCCCTGACGATCTCGCCGCAACCGTCCTCACAGGCCTGCTCGACGATGTTCCCGCCCTGGACCCGGTCCGCATCGACGACGTCTACTGGGGCGCCGCCAACCAGGCGGGCGAGGACAATCGCAATGTCGCCCGGATGGCAGTACTGCTGGCCGGCCTGCCCGAGTCCGTACCCGGAGCCACGGTCAACCGGCTGTGCGCCTCGGGCATGGAAGCGATCACCACCGCCGCTCGGACCATCGCCGCCGGAGAGGCCGAGGTGGTGGTGGCCGGCGGCTCGGAGTCGATGAGCCGTGCCCCCTTCGTACTGCCGCGCCCGGACGAGGCGCTGCCGCACAAGGTCGAGACGTATGACACCCGGCTCGGCTGGCGGTTGACCAACCCCCGCATGCACCAGCTGCATGGCGTGCTCTCCATGGGCGAGACCGCCGAAGAGGTCGCCGAGCGCTACGGTGTCGGCCGCGAACGGCAGGACGCCTTCGCACTGCGCAGTCACCAACGCGCCGCCGCCGCCCGCAAGGACGGCCTCTTCGACGCCGAGATCCTGCCCGTCACCCGGCCCGACGGGGTGGTCGTCGCCGCGGACGAGGGCATCCGCGAGGACACCACAGCCGAACGCCTCGCCTCCCTCGAGCCGGTCTTCCGCCAGGGCGGCAGCGTCACCGCCGGCAACGCCTCCCCGATGAACGACGGTGCTGCCGGGGTGCTGCTGGTCAGCGAGGAGGCGCTGCGCGAGCTGGAGCTGGAGCCGCTGGGACGTTACGCCGCGGGCGCCAGTGCCGGGGTCCATCCCGACACCATGGGCATCGGTCCGGTCCCCGCCACCCGCAAGGCGCTGGCCCGGCTCGGCCGGGACGTCGCCGGCATCGAGGAGGCGGAGTTCAATGAGGCCTTCGCCGCCCAGGCACTCGCCTGCATGGACCAGTTGGGCATGGACCCGGAGCTGGTCAACCCCACTGGCGGTGCCATCGCGCTCGGCCACCCGCTCGGCTGCTCCGGCGCCCGCATTCTCACCACCTTGCTGCACCGGATGCGCCGCACCGGCGCCCGCCGCGGGCTGGCCACCATGTGCGTCGGCGTCGGACAGGGCAGCGCCGTGGTCGTCGACCGCGGCTGA
- a CDS encoding AAA family ATPase, with protein MHGQGAYATSRGPLPVRRGRAPSAGPVRPGRRALVHDLRTGGDACADACVDPGAVTPPDERAAGAAVGAEGGGPPAVRSGAGVPELRYPAHDVLVASGLPGSGKTTLINRTVAPLDDDGGTVVRIDSQNTREAWERRLPGWLPYALYRPLVRCAHYAGLHRALRSDASVVVHDCGALPWVRRWLAWDTRRRGRRLHMVLLDVEPEVALKGQAARGRGVSGYAFGRHRRAVRRLVAGVEAGRPPAGCASAVLLDRAATSALRGISFE; from the coding sequence GTGCATGGGCAGGGAGCGTATGCGACGTCACGTGGGCCCCTGCCGGTGCGGCGCGGACGCGCGCCGTCCGCGGGGCCGGTCCGGCCGGGGCGCCGGGCCCTGGTCCACGATCTGCGCACCGGCGGTGACGCGTGCGCCGACGCGTGCGTCGACCCGGGCGCGGTCACGCCGCCGGACGAGCGGGCCGCGGGCGCCGCGGTGGGCGCCGAAGGGGGCGGGCCCCCGGCGGTCCGGAGCGGCGCCGGGGTGCCCGAGCTGCGCTATCCGGCCCACGACGTGCTGGTCGCCTCCGGGCTGCCGGGCAGCGGCAAGACCACACTGATCAACCGGACGGTCGCCCCGCTGGACGACGACGGCGGCACGGTGGTCCGGATCGACTCCCAGAACACACGCGAGGCGTGGGAGCGGCGGCTGCCGGGCTGGCTGCCCTACGCGCTCTACCGGCCGCTGGTCCGCTGTGCCCACTACGCCGGGCTGCACCGCGCGCTGCGCTCGGACGCCAGTGTGGTGGTGCACGACTGCGGCGCGCTGCCCTGGGTCCGCCGCTGGCTGGCCTGGGACACCCGGCGCCGGGGCCGGCGGCTCCACATGGTGCTGCTCGATGTGGAGCCCGAGGTCGCCCTGAAGGGGCAGGCCGCCCGCGGCCGCGGAGTCTCCGGGTACGCCTTCGGACGGCACCGGCGCGCCGTGCGGCGGCTGGTCGCCGGGGTGGAGGCGGGGCGGCCACCGGCCGGCTGCGCCTCGGCGGTGCTGCTGGACCGGGCGGCGACCAGCGCGCTGCGCGGCATCTCCTTCGAGTGA
- the gcvH gene encoding glycine cleavage system protein GcvH: protein MSNPQQLRYSKEHEWLSAADDGVSTIGITEFAANSLGDVVYVQLPEVGATVTAGESCGELESTKSVSDLYAPVTGEVTEINEDVVNDPALVNSAPFEGGWLFKVRVTDEPDDLLSADDYTAFCEN, encoded by the coding sequence ATGAGCAACCCCCAGCAACTGCGCTACAGCAAGGAGCACGAGTGGCTGTCGGCCGCCGACGACGGCGTGTCGACGATCGGTATCACCGAGTTCGCGGCCAACTCGCTCGGCGATGTCGTCTACGTCCAGCTTCCGGAGGTGGGCGCCACCGTCACCGCCGGTGAGAGCTGTGGCGAGCTGGAGTCCACGAAGTCGGTGAGCGACCTGTACGCGCCGGTCACCGGGGAGGTCACCGAGATCAACGAGGACGTGGTGAACGACCCGGCGCTGGTGAACTCCGCCCCCTTCGAGGGCGGCTGGCTGTTCAAGGTGAGGGTGACGGACGAGCCGGACGACCTGCTCTCCGCCGATGACTACACCGCCTTCTGCGAAAACTGA
- a CDS encoding L-serine ammonia-lyase, which yields MAISVFDLFSIGIGPSSSHTVGPMRAARMFVRRLKNEGLLAHTTSVRAELFGSLGATGHGHGTPKAVLLGLEGHSPRTVDVETADDQVERIRTTKRLRLLDAEIGPGHEIDFDESSQLVLHRRRSLPYHANGMTLQAYDAEGVPLLEKTYYSVGGGFVVDEDAVGEDRIKLDDTELTHPFRTGDELLRISRETGLSISALMLENEKAWRTEDEIRAGLLEIWEVMQSCVSRGLSREGILPGGLKVRRRAANAARALRAEGDQTAHAMEWVTLYAMAVNEENAAGGRVVTAPTNGAAGIIPAVLHYYTRFVPGADEEGVIRFLLAAGAIGMLFKENASISGAEVGCQGEVGSACSMAAGGLAEVLGGSPEQVENAAEIGMEHNLGLTCDPVGGLVQIPCIERNGMASVKAVTAARMSLRGDGRHHVSLDKVIKTMKETGADMKVKYKETARGGLAVNVIEC from the coding sequence GTGGCCATCTCCGTCTTCGATCTGTTCTCGATCGGCATCGGCCCCTCCAGCTCGCATACGGTCGGCCCGATGCGAGCGGCGCGGATGTTCGTCCGCCGTCTGAAGAACGAGGGCCTGCTCGCTCACACCACCTCCGTACGCGCCGAGCTCTTCGGCTCCCTGGGCGCCACCGGCCACGGCCACGGCACTCCGAAGGCCGTACTGCTGGGCCTCGAGGGCCACTCCCCGCGCACCGTCGACGTCGAGACCGCCGACGACCAGGTCGAGCGCATCCGCACCACCAAGCGGCTGCGGCTGCTGGACGCCGAGATCGGCCCCGGCCACGAGATCGACTTCGACGAGTCCTCCCAGCTGGTGCTGCACCGCCGCCGCTCGCTGCCGTACCACGCCAACGGCATGACCCTCCAGGCGTACGACGCCGAGGGCGTCCCGCTGCTGGAGAAGACCTACTACTCGGTCGGCGGCGGCTTCGTGGTCGACGAGGACGCGGTCGGCGAGGACCGCATCAAGCTCGACGACACCGAGCTGACCCACCCCTTCCGCACCGGCGACGAGCTGCTGCGGATCTCCCGTGAGACCGGCCTGTCCATCTCCGCGCTCATGCTGGAGAACGAGAAGGCGTGGCGCACCGAGGACGAGATCCGCGCGGGACTGCTGGAGATCTGGGAGGTCATGCAGTCCTGTGTCTCCCGAGGGCTGTCCCGCGAGGGCATCCTCCCCGGCGGCCTCAAGGTCCGCCGCCGTGCCGCCAACGCGGCCCGCGCCCTGCGCGCCGAGGGCGACCAGACCGCCCACGCCATGGAGTGGGTCACCCTCTACGCCATGGCGGTCAACGAGGAGAACGCGGCCGGCGGCCGTGTGGTCACCGCCCCCACCAACGGCGCGGCGGGCATCATCCCCGCCGTCCTCCACTACTACACCCGCTTCGTCCCCGGCGCCGACGAGGAAGGCGTCATCCGCTTCCTCCTCGCCGCGGGCGCGATCGGCATGCTCTTCAAGGAGAACGCCTCCATCTCCGGCGCCGAGGTCGGCTGCCAGGGCGAGGTCGGCTCCGCCTGCTCCATGGCCGCGGGCGGCCTCGCCGAGGTCCTCGGCGGCTCCCCCGAACAGGTCGAGAACGCCGCCGAGATCGGCATGGAACACAACCTCGGCCTCACCTGCGACCCCGTCGGCGGCCTCGTCCAGATCCCCTGCATCGAGCGCAACGGCATGGCGTCGGTGAAGGCGGTCACGGCGGCCCGGATGTCCCTCCGCGGCGACGGCCGCCACCATGTCTCCCTCGACAAGGTCATCAAGACCATGAAGGAGACCGGTGCCGATATGAAGGTCAAGTACAAGGAGACCGCGCGGGGCGGGCTCGCGGTGAACGTCATCGAGTGCTAG
- a CDS encoding ABC transporter permease, translated as MTAPLHGTSAEAEPVATADVAADVVKTSVEGRSLRQIAWMRLKRDKLALAGGAVVILLVLVAVFAPLIVSLLGHPPNEFHQDEIDPLFGTPKGDWGGMSPDFLFGVEPSNGRDVFSRVVYGARISLLVAFLAAVVAVVLGTVFGIIAGYFGGWVDTVISRTMDMLLAFPQLLFIISLVSVLPNDLLGLTGSGVRITILVSVIGFFGWPYVGRIVRGQTLSLREKEYVEAARSLGAGRRYILFRELLPNLVAPITVYTTLMIPTNILTEAALSFLGAGVKPPTASWGQMLSKAVGTYEDDPMFMIIPGAAIFITVLAFNLFGDGVRDALDPKGTR; from the coding sequence ATGACGGCACCATTGCACGGCACGAGCGCGGAGGCGGAGCCGGTCGCGACTGCCGATGTAGCGGCGGATGTAGTCAAGACATCGGTCGAGGGCAGATCGCTGCGGCAGATCGCCTGGATGCGTCTGAAGCGGGACAAGCTGGCGCTGGCCGGTGGAGCCGTTGTCATCCTGCTGGTGCTCGTGGCCGTCTTCGCGCCGCTGATCGTGAGCCTGCTCGGCCATCCGCCGAACGAGTTCCACCAGGATGAGATCGACCCGCTGTTCGGCACCCCCAAGGGCGACTGGGGCGGTATGAGCCCCGACTTCCTCTTCGGTGTGGAGCCCTCCAACGGCCGCGATGTGTTCAGCCGGGTGGTCTACGGCGCGCGGATCTCACTGCTGGTGGCCTTTCTCGCGGCGGTCGTCGCCGTGGTCCTGGGCACCGTGTTCGGCATCATCGCCGGATATTTCGGTGGCTGGGTGGACACGGTGATCAGCCGGACGATGGACATGCTGCTGGCCTTCCCGCAGCTGCTCTTCATCATCTCCCTGGTGTCGGTGCTCCCGAACGACCTGCTGGGACTGACCGGCAGCGGGGTGCGCATCACCATCCTGGTCTCGGTGATCGGCTTCTTCGGCTGGCCCTACGTCGGCCGGATCGTGCGCGGCCAGACGCTGTCGCTGCGCGAGAAGGAGTACGTCGAGGCCGCGCGGAGCCTGGGCGCAGGCCGGCGCTACATCCTCTTCCGTGAACTGCTGCCCAACCTGGTGGCGCCGATCACCGTCTACACGACGTTGATGATCCCCACCAACATCCTCACCGAGGCGGCGCTCAGCTTCCTCGGGGCGGGCGTCAAACCGCCGACCGCGTCCTGGGGACAGATGCTCTCCAAGGCCGTGGGCACCTACGAGGACGATCCGATGTTCATGATCATCCCAGGTGCGGCGATCTTCATCACGGTGCTGGCCTTCAACCTGTTCGGCGACGGCGTCCGCGACGCCCTCGATCCGAAGGGCACCCGATGA
- the gcvT gene encoding glycine cleavage system aminomethyltransferase GcvT, with translation MTDAPTAPRRTALDALHRALGATMTDFAGWDMPLRYASERDEHTAVRTRAGLFDLSHMGEITLTGPQAGQALDHALVGHLSALAVGRARYTMICDTEGGILDDLIVYRLADEAFMVVANASNAQVVLDALTERASGFETAVRDDREAYALLAVQGPESPGILKSLTDADLDNLKYYAGLPGTVAGVSALIARTGYTGEDGFELFVAPDDAERLWQALSEAGAPAGLVPCGLSCRDTLRLEAGMPLYGHELTTSTTPFDAGLGRVVKFEKAGDFVGREALQDAARRAENEPPRALVGLIASGRRVPRAGYPVVGPDGTVIGEVTSGAPSPTLGKPIAIAYVDAEHANPGTEGVAVDIRGTREPYEVVALPFYRRER, from the coding sequence ATGACCGACGCCCCGACCGCGCCACGCCGCACCGCGCTGGACGCGCTGCACCGTGCGCTCGGTGCCACCATGACCGACTTCGCGGGCTGGGACATGCCGCTGCGCTACGCGAGCGAGCGCGACGAGCACACCGCCGTCCGCACCCGCGCCGGGCTCTTCGACCTCTCCCACATGGGTGAGATCACACTCACCGGGCCGCAGGCCGGGCAGGCCCTGGACCACGCCCTGGTCGGGCATCTCTCGGCGCTCGCCGTGGGCCGCGCCCGCTACACCATGATCTGCGACACCGAGGGCGGCATCCTCGACGACCTGATCGTCTACCGTCTCGCCGACGAAGCGTTCATGGTGGTGGCCAATGCCTCGAACGCCCAGGTGGTACTGGACGCGCTGACCGAACGGGCCTCCGGCTTCGAGACGGCCGTCCGGGACGACCGGGAGGCGTACGCGCTGCTCGCGGTCCAGGGGCCGGAGTCCCCGGGCATCCTCAAGAGCCTGACCGACGCCGACCTGGACAACCTCAAGTACTACGCCGGTCTGCCGGGCACCGTCGCGGGGGTCTCCGCGCTGATCGCCCGCACCGGCTACACCGGTGAGGACGGCTTCGAGCTGTTCGTCGCGCCGGACGACGCCGAGCGGCTGTGGCAGGCCCTGTCCGAGGCGGGCGCCCCCGCGGGCCTGGTGCCCTGCGGTCTCTCCTGCCGGGACACCCTGCGGCTGGAGGCGGGGATGCCGCTGTACGGACATGAGCTGACCACCTCCACGACCCCGTTCGACGCCGGGCTCGGCCGAGTGGTGAAGTTCGAGAAGGCCGGTGACTTCGTCGGCCGCGAGGCCCTCCAGGACGCGGCGCGCCGGGCGGAGAACGAGCCCCCGCGCGCCCTCGTGGGCCTGATCGCTTCAGGCCGCCGGGTGCCGCGCGCCGGATACCCGGTGGTGGGCCCGGACGGCACGGTGATCGGCGAGGTCACCTCGGGTGCCCCCTCCCCCACGCTCGGCAAGCCCATCGCCATCGCCTACGTCGACGCGGAGCACGCGAACCCCGGCACCGAGGGCGTGGCCGTGGACATCCGCGGTACCCGGGAGCCGTACGAGGTCGTCGCGCTCCCCTTCTACCGGCGCGAGCGCTGA
- a CDS encoding ABC transporter substrate-binding protein, with protein MKPLRSSRSRRVVGATAVVCALLATAACGGGSDDESGSGAGFNAAMKGVANKSAKKGGTLKFVNKQDFDSLDPQRQYYGFAWDFARFYARQLISYAPKPGNAANELVPDLATSTAKITNGGKTYTYTLRDGVSWEDGSAITSKDVKYGIERIWAKDVVSGGPSYLRQVLDPKGEYPGPYKDKSKDKLGLKAIETPDDKTIVFNLAKPNGDFEQMLAMPTGSPVKASKDTGAKYTNRPFSSGPYKFTSYTPGKSAALVRNPKWNRKSDPIRAALPDKVTVTFNSNLEAIDKLLIKGDYDVFLSATGMTQSGRTAALKQHKGNVDNIETSFVRYVDMATKIKPFDNLHCRRAVIYGTDYKALQTTRGGPQAGGDIATNMLPKSVKGADNYDPYGILKRGGKADAAKAKDELKQCGKPGGFSANIVARNDQPGEVEAAETLQESLGKVGIKLEVEPIEGASSASITGSPSVMKKRNYGLSMTGWGPDFPTGQGFSQPLIDGRFIEQTGNYNVSETNDPTINKYFDEALKETDPAKAGEIYTKMNHKVADLAVQMPFIYEKNITWRSSRLTNAYTSAAYNGRYDYVSLGVK; from the coding sequence ATGAAACCCCTACGTTCGTCGAGAAGCAGGCGGGTCGTCGGTGCGACGGCTGTCGTCTGCGCCCTCCTGGCCACCGCGGCCTGTGGTGGTGGGTCCGATGACGAGAGTGGCTCGGGGGCCGGTTTCAACGCCGCGATGAAGGGCGTTGCCAACAAGTCGGCCAAGAAGGGCGGCACCCTGAAGTTCGTCAACAAGCAGGACTTCGACTCCCTCGACCCGCAGCGTCAGTACTACGGCTTCGCCTGGGACTTCGCCCGCTTCTACGCGCGCCAACTGATCTCGTACGCGCCCAAGCCGGGCAACGCGGCCAATGAACTGGTGCCGGACCTGGCCACCTCCACGGCCAAGATCACCAACGGTGGCAAGACCTACACCTACACCCTGCGGGACGGCGTCAGCTGGGAGGACGGCTCGGCCATCACCTCCAAGGACGTCAAGTACGGCATCGAGCGCATCTGGGCCAAGGACGTCGTCTCCGGCGGCCCCAGCTATCTGCGCCAGGTGCTCGACCCGAAGGGCGAGTACCCCGGTCCCTACAAGGACAAGTCCAAGGACAAGCTGGGCCTGAAGGCGATCGAGACGCCGGACGACAAGACCATCGTCTTCAACCTCGCCAAGCCCAACGGTGACTTCGAGCAGATGCTCGCGATGCCGACCGGCTCCCCGGTGAAGGCGTCCAAGGACACCGGCGCCAAGTACACCAACCGGCCCTTCTCCTCCGGCCCGTACAAGTTCACCTCGTACACGCCGGGCAAGAGCGCCGCCCTGGTGCGCAACCCCAAGTGGAACAGGAAGTCCGACCCGATCCGCGCCGCGCTGCCGGACAAGGTCACGGTCACCTTCAACTCCAACCTCGAGGCGATCGACAAGCTCCTGATCAAGGGCGACTACGACGTCTTCCTGAGCGCCACAGGTATGACCCAGTCCGGGCGCACCGCCGCGCTCAAGCAGCACAAGGGCAATGTCGACAACATCGAGACCAGCTTCGTCCGCTACGTCGACATGGCCACCAAGATCAAGCCGTTCGACAACCTCCACTGCCGCAGGGCGGTCATCTACGGCACCGACTACAAGGCGCTCCAGACCACCCGCGGCGGCCCGCAGGCCGGTGGTGACATCGCCACCAACATGCTCCCCAAGAGCGTCAAGGGCGCGGACAACTACGACCCGTACGGCATCCTCAAGCGCGGCGGCAAGGCGGACGCGGCCAAGGCCAAGGACGAGCTGAAGCAGTGCGGCAAGCCCGGCGGTTTCAGTGCCAACATCGTGGCCCGCAACGACCAGCCGGGTGAGGTCGAGGCCGCCGAGACGCTCCAGGAGTCCCTGGGCAAGGTCGGCATCAAGCTGGAGGTCGAGCCGATCGAGGGCGCTTCGTCCGCCAGCATCACCGGCTCCCCGTCGGTGATGAAGAAGCGCAACTACGGTCTTTCGATGACCGGTTGGGGTCCGGACTTCCCCACCGGCCAGGGTTTCTCGCAGCCGCTGATCGACGGCCGGTTCATCGAGCAGACGGGTAACTACAACGTCTCCGAGACGAACGACCCGACGATCAACAAGTACTTCGACGAGGCGCTCAAGGAGACCGACCCGGCCAAGGCCGGTGAGATCTACACGAAGATGAACCACAAGGTCGCGGACCTGGCCGTGCAGATGCCCTTCATCTACGAGAAGAACATCACCTGGCGCAGCTCGCGTCTGACCAACGCCTACACGTCGGCGGCGTACAACGGCCGTTACGACTACGTCTCCCTCGGGGTCAAGTGA
- the glyA gene encoding serine hydroxymethyltransferase: protein MSLLNSSLHELDPDIAAAVDAELHRQQSTLEMIASENFAPVAVMEAQGSVLTNKYAEGYPGRRYYGGCEHVDVVEQIAIDRVKALFGAEAANVQPHSGAQANAAAMFALLSPGDTILGLNLAHGGHLTHGMKINFSGKLYNVVPYHVDPKTGLVDMDEVERLAKEHRPKLVIAGWSAYPRQLDFPAFRRIADEVGAYLMVDMAHFAGLVAAGLHPSPVPHAHVVTTTTHKTLGGPRGGVILSTQELAKKINSAVFPGQQGGPLEHVIAAKAVSFKVAAGSAFKERQERTLEGSRILAERLTQPDVAEVGVSVLSGGTDVHLVLVDLRDSELDGRQAEDRLHEVGITVNRNAVPNDPRPPMVTSGLRIGTPALATRGFTADDFREVADVIAETLKPSYDAKALGARVTALADKHPLYPDLGK from the coding sequence ATGTCGCTTCTCAACAGCTCCCTTCACGAGCTCGACCCGGATATCGCCGCCGCCGTCGACGCCGAGCTCCACCGCCAGCAGTCCACCCTGGAGATGATCGCCTCGGAGAACTTCGCTCCGGTGGCGGTCATGGAGGCCCAGGGGTCGGTCCTGACCAACAAGTACGCCGAGGGCTACCCCGGCCGCCGCTACTACGGCGGCTGTGAGCACGTCGATGTCGTCGAGCAGATCGCCATCGACCGGGTGAAGGCGCTCTTCGGCGCCGAGGCGGCCAATGTGCAGCCGCACTCGGGCGCCCAGGCCAACGCGGCCGCCATGTTCGCGCTGCTCTCCCCCGGCGACACCATCCTGGGTCTCAACCTGGCGCACGGCGGCCACCTCACGCACGGGATGAAGATCAACTTCTCCGGCAAGCTCTACAACGTGGTGCCCTACCACGTGGACCCGAAGACCGGCCTGGTCGACATGGACGAGGTCGAGCGGCTGGCCAAGGAGCACCGCCCCAAGCTGGTGATCGCGGGCTGGTCGGCCTACCCGCGCCAGCTGGACTTCCCCGCCTTCCGGCGGATCGCCGACGAGGTCGGCGCCTACCTGATGGTGGACATGGCCCACTTCGCGGGCCTGGTGGCGGCCGGGCTGCACCCCTCGCCCGTCCCCCACGCCCATGTGGTGACCACCACCACCCACAAGACCCTGGGCGGCCCCCGCGGCGGAGTGATCCTCTCGACGCAGGAGCTGGCCAAGAAGATCAACTCTGCGGTCTTCCCCGGCCAGCAGGGCGGTCCGCTGGAGCATGTCATCGCGGCCAAGGCGGTGTCCTTCAAGGTCGCGGCGGGCTCGGCCTTCAAGGAGCGCCAGGAGCGCACCCTCGAGGGCTCCCGGATCCTCGCGGAGCGGCTCACCCAGCCCGATGTCGCCGAGGTGGGCGTCTCCGTCCTGTCCGGCGGCACCGATGTCCATCTGGTCCTGGTCGACCTGCGCGACTCCGAGCTGGACGGCAGGCAGGCCGAGGACCGGCTGCACGAGGTCGGCATCACCGTCAACCGCAACGCCGTCCCCAACGACCCCCGGCCCCCGATGGTCACCTCGGGTCTGCGGATCGGCACCCCGGCGCTGGCCACCCGCGGCTTCACCGCCGACGACTTCCGTGAGGTCGCCGATGTGATCGCCGAGACCCTCAAGCCGTCGTACGACGCCAAGGCGCTGGGGGCCCGGGTCACGGCGCTGGCCGACAAGCACCCGCTCTACCCGGACCTGGGCAAGTAA